The genome window CGAGCAGCCGTAGGTCCGGACGGGAAGAGGCGTGACATATGGGGACGGCTCCAGGGCAGGACAGCCCGCGCATCGAACAGCTCAGCTCCATCCGCGCGGATGGCTCGCGGTTGGCCATCCACCCGGCGGACGTGCGGGGACGGTTCATCACCCGGCGGCGCGTGGTGTTCGCGGTGCTGATTGCCATCTATGTGGCCTTGCCACTGGTGGAGGTGGGCGGCCACCCCGCCGTGCATCTGGATGTCGCGGCGCGCCGCTTCTACCTGTTCGGCGGCACCTATAACGCGCAGGACTTCTGGCGCGTCTTGTTCCTGCTCACCTCCGTGGGCTTCAGCCTGCTGTTCTTCACCGCCTGGCTGGGCCGCGTCTGGTGCGGCTGGGCGTGCCCACAGACTGTGTTCCTGGAGGGCGCTTATCGGCCGATTGAGCGGTTCTTCGATGGGCCTCGCGAGCGGCGGCTGAAGGTGGCGGGTTTGCCGTGGACCTTTGCTCGCGTGGGGCGGGCGGGGCTGAAGCACGGGGCGTACGCTGTCGTGTCGCTGCTCATCTCGCATGCGGCGCTGAGCTTGTTCGTGTCCGCGGGCGGGCTGGTGTCCATGGTGGCCGAGGGGCCTACCGTGTCGCCCGTGGCCTTCGGGTGGGCCATGGCTGTTACTGGCGCGCTGTACTTCAACTTCGCTTGGTTCCGCGAGCAGCTCTGCGTGGTGGTGTGCCCCTACGGGCGGCTCCAGTCCGTCATGCAGGACCGGAACTCCCTCATCATCGGCTACGACACGAAGCGGGGAGAGCCTCGGGGGCGGATGCTGAAGGTGAAGAGTGGCGAGGTGGCTCCTCCTCGCGGGGACTGCGTGGACTGTCGCAGGTGCGTGGTGGTGTGCCCCACGGGTATCGACATCCGCAATGGCTTGCAGATGGATTGTCTGGCTTGTGCGCAGTGCGTGGACGCGTGCGACGAGGTCATGGACAAGGTGGGGCGGCCTCGGGGGTTGATTCGTTATGACTCGCTGAATGGATTGGCGGGGGAGACGCGGCGTGTCTTTCGGCCCCGGTTGGTGCTGTATGGGGCGCTGATGGTGGCGGCCGTGGCGGGGCTGGTGCTGAGCCTCGTGGGGCGGGTGCCGTTCGAGGCCAACCTGCTGCGCTTCCAG of Pyxidicoccus trucidator contains these proteins:
- the ccoG gene encoding cytochrome c oxidase accessory protein CcoG; this translates as MGTAPGQDSPRIEQLSSIRADGSRLAIHPADVRGRFITRRRVVFAVLIAIYVALPLVEVGGHPAVHLDVAARRFYLFGGTYNAQDFWRVLFLLTSVGFSLLFFTAWLGRVWCGWACPQTVFLEGAYRPIERFFDGPRERRLKVAGLPWTFARVGRAGLKHGAYAVVSLLISHAALSLFVSAGGLVSMVAEGPTVSPVAFGWAMAVTGALYFNFAWFREQLCVVVCPYGRLQSVMQDRNSLIIGYDTKRGEPRGRMLKVKSGEVAPPRGDCVDCRRCVVVCPTGIDIRNGLQMDCLACAQCVDACDEVMDKVGRPRGLIRYDSLNGLAGETRRVFRPRLVLYGALMVAAVAGLVLSLVGRVPFEANLLRFQGTPYLVENGTVRNQFELHLVNKNPGETTFSIRVDSPVPAQVVVPQTEVRLASLESFRVPLFITVPLDRGSGPFVFTVEVADSASGEVKRMEARFLGPAGG